One Chlamydiales bacterium STE3 DNA segment encodes these proteins:
- a CDS encoding GTPase Der (Product derived from UniProtKB/Swiss-Prot:Q6MB45;Gene name derived from UniProtKB/Swiss-Prot:Q6MB45) has translation MKMTKPPKLAIVGRPNVGKSALFNSICQKKIAIVDETEGVTRDRLYGESHLFGFSFQVIDTGGIDPKSKAQFNEHIKQQAEIAIEEADTIVMVVDGKIGITALDQEIASILLRTKKPVCLAVNKIDSPELRDHIYSFLALGIKDVVAVSAAQNWQIAELLETALKSFPRDVEVEKEPESIKIAIIGRPNVGKSSLVNYFLEEDRCIVSPIPGTTRDSVDISFTIDGTLYTLIDTAGIRRKKSEQDVIEKFAAIRTERAIERADLCLFLIDAQEGMTAQEKRIATQVEEAGKCCILLFNKWDLVKGFRMEHCLKGLEMAVPFLKHCPKLFISAKSGRNLEKIFPLAAQVYADSKLRITTHQLNKFIGQAMQKNHPPMITGKRLRIYYMAQVDIQPPTFVVFVNYPNLMSDSYRKYIYNQLRETYGFSGVPINLYLKGKEKKDRQHRPDLENKQTWQTKKIDEEFAEEEFLGEDFEDEFEYEEELTEE, from the coding sequence ATGAAAATGACCAAACCTCCAAAACTCGCAATCGTCGGCAGACCTAATGTCGGTAAATCTGCTCTTTTTAACTCAATCTGTCAAAAAAAAATTGCGATTGTTGACGAAACAGAAGGCGTAACTCGAGATCGTCTTTATGGTGAATCGCATCTATTTGGGTTTTCGTTTCAGGTCATCGATACAGGTGGAATCGATCCTAAGTCAAAAGCGCAGTTCAATGAACACATTAAACAGCAAGCTGAAATTGCTATTGAAGAAGCAGATACTATTGTAATGGTAGTAGATGGAAAAATCGGCATCACTGCTTTAGATCAGGAAATTGCCTCAATCCTTTTGCGCACAAAAAAACCTGTTTGTCTTGCAGTCAACAAAATTGATTCTCCTGAACTGCGTGATCACATTTATTCTTTTCTCGCTTTAGGGATCAAAGATGTTGTTGCAGTATCCGCTGCCCAAAATTGGCAAATAGCAGAACTCCTAGAGACGGCTTTAAAAAGTTTTCCCCGCGATGTTGAGGTAGAAAAGGAACCAGAGTCAATCAAGATTGCTATTATTGGAAGACCTAATGTTGGCAAATCCTCTTTAGTAAACTACTTCCTAGAAGAGGACCGCTGCATTGTCAGCCCCATTCCCGGAACCACAAGGGACAGCGTTGATATTTCATTCACTATAGACGGAACTTTATATACACTAATTGACACTGCGGGTATCCGCAGAAAGAAAAGTGAACAAGATGTCATTGAAAAATTCGCAGCTATTCGCACAGAACGCGCCATAGAGCGTGCCGACCTTTGCCTTTTTCTAATTGATGCGCAAGAGGGAATGACCGCACAAGAAAAACGAATTGCAACACAAGTAGAAGAAGCAGGCAAATGTTGCATCTTGCTATTTAATAAATGGGACCTTGTCAAAGGCTTTCGCATGGAGCACTGCTTGAAAGGTTTAGAAATGGCTGTCCCCTTCTTAAAACATTGTCCTAAACTCTTTATTTCTGCGAAAAGTGGCAGAAATTTAGAAAAGATTTTCCCGCTTGCTGCGCAAGTGTATGCAGATTCAAAACTGCGTATCACCACGCATCAATTGAATAAATTTATCGGGCAGGCAATGCAAAAGAACCATCCGCCAATGATTACAGGCAAGCGTCTCCGCATCTATTATATGGCACAAGTAGACATCCAACCCCCTACTTTTGTTGTTTTTGTCAATTACCCCAATTTAATGTCTGATAGTTATAGAAAATACATTTATAATCAACTGCGGGAAACCTACGGTTTTTCAGGGGTTCCAATTAATCTTTACCTTAAAGGCAAAGAGAAGAAAGACCGCCAGCATAGACCGGACTTAGAGAACAAACAGACCTGGCAAACTAAAAAGATTGACGAAGAATTTGCTGAAGAAGAGTTTCTAGGAGAGGATTTTGAAGACGAGTTTGAGTACGAGGAAGAGCTTACCGAAGAATAA
- a CDS encoding hypothetical protein (Product derived from UniProtKB/Trembl:Q6MB41), translating into MIPIPDLLKKYVPEAEELISRDSVQDIQFAGATYQIKVLDPNTKEDCWAFVQLDSQGSLQDAFCSCKEEDQHEGCVHLVAALLRIYSNPVHPLHIRYELSLWKALCHLFFVHFGDHPKIKKEKNAIFFDSQLEIVFKDEEVKSLLLEMIERKPFETEETSLKFSNLSEQELSLWRKGKPSEGLQYELSLWSDLARWILLEQEKGKLNIVSFRYDSKDLPSHLVAEFKGFSLVYHFKGEEFLTIIDGLATVDSSLKVFNKLQDFVSSVFYDEKHETLQLEIKPLLKDPRERIVFENWYYLPKIGFYPKETHALLKSPLLQSDEIAYALDHYANEIAPLISGVTLHLQPVKSNYFLKFDAQFNLHISTYIFEKKDLLQPYSKFFGHWAYIEKKGFYWIYGLEFPVIETIISEHDITDFVRQKMAWLNTQEGFKIHLHSLEAQITYKVDGIGRLSFGKRLSLENHKKRTRDFGSWVYVESEGFYSKSNVSISLPLQQGVAISAEQIPSFIHHNHSDLELVQDFFAPTCPFLEVGLNVTLTDVSKIEIVPFFQIKSEYLGKRLRFYDDIVYVENVGFYELPIEMRLPENYTEKRTVQGAKIKDFIREDLIQIQPYIAHLDPKLKAPDTISFNVAIFQNKHGDYVLTINYVTEKGKVPFAELYQAYKQKQPYFFSPYGLIDLSVSRFDWFRSIKENQVDMKNNEIHFSSVELIRLNALEEIECDAASKKILQELLETKHEVPVNLTGLKSVLRPYQDKGVQWLFSLFEYGLSGLLCDDMGLGKTHQAMALFVAIKNMKKKEKKRFLVVCPTSVLYHWQEKLQEFLPDLKILIFHGTKRKELAGQDYDVLLTSYGILRNEMKFFQKHDFTVAIFDEIQVAKNFQSRLYNSLLNIRATMRLGLTGTPIENRLRELKALFDIVLPLYMPPDNEFSRLYIKPIERENDMRQKQKLNRLIKPFVLRRKKEDVLLDLPDKTEEMSHCDMHLDQAKLYQEVLQQGRDRLLPDLNDSSKTIPYIHIFALLSHLKQVVDHPALYLKKVGDYKKYQSGKWDLFVELLQEARESAQKVVIFSQYLGMLDIIESYLKTQGIGYAGIRGVTKDRSEQIRIFHQDPKCEVFVASLKAAGLGIDLTAASVVIHYDRWWNKAREDQATDRVHRIGQHRNVQVFKLITKKTFEERIHELIQRKGQLMEDVVGVDDHEVLKRFSRDELMHLLQDFPNL; encoded by the coding sequence ATGATCCCAATACCAGACCTCTTAAAAAAATATGTTCCTGAAGCTGAGGAGCTTATTTCGCGTGATTCTGTTCAAGATATCCAATTTGCAGGTGCAACATATCAGATTAAAGTTTTAGATCCGAATACGAAAGAGGATTGCTGGGCTTTTGTCCAGCTAGATTCCCAAGGGAGTTTGCAGGACGCATTCTGTTCTTGCAAAGAAGAGGATCAGCATGAAGGATGTGTTCATTTGGTTGCAGCCCTATTGCGGATTTACAGTAACCCTGTGCATCCACTGCATATCCGCTACGAACTTTCTCTTTGGAAGGCTTTATGCCATCTTTTCTTCGTGCACTTTGGCGATCACCCTAAAATCAAAAAAGAAAAAAACGCCATCTTTTTTGATTCACAATTGGAGATTGTGTTTAAAGACGAAGAGGTGAAATCTCTTCTCTTAGAAATGATTGAGAGAAAACCCTTTGAGACTGAAGAAACCTCTCTAAAATTCTCCAATCTTTCTGAGCAGGAACTCTCTTTATGGAGAAAGGGAAAGCCAAGCGAGGGACTTCAATACGAATTATCCCTCTGGAGCGACCTTGCGAGATGGATTCTATTGGAGCAAGAAAAAGGTAAGTTAAACATTGTGTCGTTTCGTTACGATAGCAAAGATCTTCCCTCTCATCTTGTTGCCGAGTTCAAAGGTTTTTCTTTGGTCTATCATTTTAAAGGTGAAGAATTCCTCACAATTATCGATGGTTTGGCAACTGTTGATTCTTCTTTAAAAGTATTCAATAAGCTCCAAGATTTTGTCAGCAGCGTTTTTTACGACGAAAAACACGAAACTTTGCAATTAGAAATCAAACCTTTATTAAAAGATCCCAGGGAAAGAATCGTTTTTGAAAATTGGTATTACCTTCCTAAGATTGGATTTTACCCCAAAGAGACACATGCGCTTCTCAAATCCCCCCTTTTGCAAAGCGATGAGATTGCTTATGCTTTAGATCACTATGCCAATGAGATTGCTCCATTAATTAGTGGAGTCACCTTGCATTTGCAACCTGTTAAGTCTAATTACTTTTTGAAATTTGATGCTCAGTTTAACTTGCACATTTCCACTTATATTTTTGAAAAGAAAGATCTTCTTCAGCCCTATTCCAAGTTTTTTGGCCACTGGGCCTATATTGAAAAAAAAGGTTTTTATTGGATTTATGGCTTAGAGTTTCCTGTTATAGAGACGATCATTTCTGAGCACGATATAACAGATTTCGTGCGTCAAAAAATGGCATGGCTAAATACGCAAGAAGGATTTAAAATCCATTTGCACAGCCTAGAGGCTCAGATTACCTACAAAGTGGATGGAATAGGCCGACTTTCATTTGGTAAGAGGCTTTCGCTAGAAAACCATAAAAAAAGAACAAGAGATTTTGGCTCGTGGGTCTATGTTGAGAGTGAGGGATTTTATTCTAAAAGTAACGTGTCCATTAGCTTACCACTGCAGCAAGGGGTGGCAATAAGCGCTGAGCAAATTCCAAGTTTCATCCACCACAACCACAGTGACCTAGAGCTAGTCCAAGATTTTTTTGCTCCGACATGTCCTTTTCTAGAGGTCGGATTAAATGTGACTTTAACGGATGTCTCTAAAATCGAAATTGTTCCCTTTTTTCAAATAAAATCAGAATATTTAGGTAAACGCTTAAGATTTTATGATGATATCGTTTACGTAGAAAATGTAGGATTTTATGAATTGCCGATTGAGATGCGGTTGCCTGAAAATTACACAGAGAAACGCACAGTGCAAGGGGCAAAAATAAAGGACTTTATCCGGGAAGATCTAATACAAATTCAACCTTATATCGCCCACCTTGATCCTAAACTAAAAGCGCCCGATACAATTTCTTTTAATGTTGCTATTTTTCAAAATAAGCATGGAGATTATGTTTTAACGATTAACTATGTAACGGAAAAAGGAAAAGTTCCTTTTGCCGAGCTTTACCAAGCCTACAAACAAAAGCAACCCTATTTTTTTTCCCCTTATGGACTCATCGATTTATCAGTAAGTCGTTTTGATTGGTTTCGGTCTATCAAAGAAAACCAAGTGGATATGAAAAACAATGAGATCCATTTTTCCTCTGTAGAGCTGATTAGATTGAATGCTTTAGAAGAAATCGAATGCGATGCTGCCAGTAAAAAAATATTGCAAGAGTTGCTTGAAACCAAACATGAAGTGCCTGTCAATTTAACAGGCTTAAAAAGTGTTTTAAGGCCTTATCAAGATAAGGGTGTCCAGTGGCTGTTTTCACTTTTTGAATATGGTTTGAGTGGTTTGCTATGCGATGACATGGGATTGGGTAAGACCCACCAAGCGATGGCTTTATTTGTGGCGATCAAAAACATGAAAAAGAAAGAAAAAAAGCGTTTTTTGGTTGTCTGTCCTACTTCTGTACTTTATCACTGGCAAGAAAAATTGCAGGAATTTCTCCCCGATTTAAAAATTTTAATTTTCCATGGGACGAAGAGAAAAGAATTAGCAGGACAAGATTATGATGTACTTTTGACATCCTATGGGATCTTAAGAAATGAGATGAAGTTTTTTCAAAAGCATGATTTCACCGTAGCCATATTTGATGAGATCCAAGTTGCGAAGAATTTCCAAAGCCGCCTCTATAATAGCTTATTAAATATACGCGCTACAATGCGCCTTGGTTTGACAGGAACTCCGATTGAAAATCGCTTAAGAGAATTAAAAGCTCTATTTGACATTGTTCTCCCTCTGTACATGCCTCCTGACAATGAATTTTCTCGATTATATATTAAGCCTATTGAACGTGAAAATGATATGCGGCAAAAACAAAAGCTCAATCGGCTCATTAAACCCTTTGTGCTGCGTCGGAAGAAAGAGGATGTTTTGCTAGATCTTCCTGATAAAACAGAAGAAATGTCCCATTGTGATATGCATCTTGACCAGGCTAAGCTATACCAAGAGGTTTTACAGCAAGGAAGAGACCGCTTGCTTCCTGATCTTAATGATTCTTCAAAAACGATTCCCTATATTCACATTTTTGCTTTACTTTCTCATTTAAAGCAGGTTGTTGATCACCCCGCCTTGTATTTAAAGAAGGTAGGAGACTACAAAAAGTATCAATCTGGAAAATGGGATCTTTTTGTAGAGCTTTTACAGGAAGCCAGGGAAAGTGCGCAAAAAGTCGTCATTTTTTCGCAATACTTAGGAATGCTAGATATTATAGAGAGCTATTTGAAAACGCAGGGCATTGGTTATGCTGGAATCAGAGGCGTTACTAAGGATAGAAGTGAGCAGATTAGAATTTTCCATCAAGATCCCAAGTGTGAAGTGTTTGTTGCTTCGCTTAAAGCTGCGGGATTAGGGATTGATCTTACTGCAGCTTCAGTGGTCATTCATTACGATCGGTGGTGGAATAAAGCTCGGGAAGACCAAGCTACAGATCGTGTGCACCGTATCGGGCAACACAGAAATGTTCAAGTGTTCAAATTGATAACAAAAAAAACGTTCGAAGAGCGCATTCATGAGCTGATTCAACGCAAAGGACAACTGATGGAAGATGTCGTTGGTGTTGACGATCATGAAGTATTAAAACGTTTTTCTCGCGACGAGCTGATGCACTTACTCCAGGATTTCCCTAACCTTTAA
- a CDS encoding hypothetical protein (Product derived from UniProtKB/Trembl:Q6MB48), with product MPFKLALLSLLFFSILTADPWGKDADMLSKPPQNTFVQAKSGFGVSLSRMVIRFHQEVISPADGPRSHYIPSSSQYTLDAINKYGFMKGWIYGCDRLLRENSDKWVYREVMAPDGCLMKWNPVP from the coding sequence ATGCCTTTTAAACTTGCTCTCCTATCTCTCCTCTTTTTTTCCATATTAACAGCAGATCCATGGGGCAAAGATGCCGACATGCTTTCAAAGCCTCCTCAAAACACTTTCGTGCAGGCTAAAAGCGGTTTCGGAGTATCTTTAAGCCGCATGGTTATCCGTTTCCATCAAGAAGTCATTTCACCCGCTGATGGGCCGAGGAGCCACTACATTCCAAGCAGCTCCCAATACACTCTTGATGCCATCAATAAATATGGTTTCATGAAGGGATGGATCTATGGATGTGATCGCCTACTTAGAGAAAATAGTGACAAATGGGTTTACAGAGAAGTTATGGCACCTGACGGCTGCTTGATGAAATGGAATCCTGTCCCCTAA
- a CDS encoding Uncharacterized protein (Product derived from UniProtKB/Trembl:F8KX55) — MIVKYVTLNLIKWLCLVLLVSSCAVDPYLDFKPDVCYFPSARLIQSLPSSFPSLAEEEHQEEWGKELHIGSRFLQELDYYRAITSFKRALFIIPLEHPRRTQVEFYIFQAYYLAGKYAEALESFEASQLAQVTLQFTALDELLLMLYDSYIHTNQIDQAIRVLGLMEIRNCESLPNLQLSHSMQHANFQQLDLQAEKNADIACFLNQYKSLAKSPKKARLLNAFLPGAGYLYVDQPKTAFTALMINTLFTAAAYQFFNEGYWAAGLVTAGIEAGWYLGGINGAGIAANEYNERLYECQAKDFMIKNKLFPILMFRYAF, encoded by the coding sequence ATGATAGTGAAATACGTAACCCTTAACCTCATTAAATGGTTATGTCTTGTCCTCTTAGTCTCATCTTGTGCAGTAGACCCTTACCTAGATTTTAAGCCTGATGTGTGTTATTTTCCAAGCGCCAGGCTTATCCAATCTCTCCCCTCTTCTTTTCCTTCTTTAGCCGAAGAAGAGCACCAAGAGGAATGGGGAAAAGAACTTCACATAGGATCGCGTTTTTTACAGGAATTAGACTACTACCGAGCTATCACAAGTTTTAAAAGAGCTCTTTTTATAATTCCTCTAGAACATCCGAGAAGGACGCAAGTGGAATTCTATATCTTTCAAGCCTACTATTTAGCGGGCAAATATGCTGAAGCCCTAGAAAGTTTTGAGGCTAGTCAGCTAGCCCAAGTCACCCTTCAGTTCACCGCGCTCGATGAGCTTTTGCTTATGCTTTACGATAGTTACATCCACACCAATCAAATTGACCAGGCAATTCGAGTCCTAGGCTTAATGGAAATAAGAAACTGTGAATCTCTGCCCAATTTGCAATTGAGCCATTCGATGCAGCACGCAAATTTTCAACAGCTGGATCTACAGGCAGAAAAGAATGCAGATATAGCCTGTTTTTTAAATCAGTACAAGAGCCTAGCAAAATCCCCCAAAAAAGCTCGTTTGTTAAACGCTTTTCTTCCTGGAGCGGGTTACCTCTATGTCGACCAGCCCAAAACTGCCTTTACAGCTTTGATGATCAATACTCTTTTTACTGCTGCAGCCTATCAGTTTTTTAATGAAGGCTACTGGGCAGCTGGTCTAGTCACTGCAGGGATTGAAGCAGGATGGTATCTAGGCGGTATCAATGGAGCAGGAATTGCTGCAAATGAATACAATGAGCGGCTCTACGAATGTCAAGCTAAAGATTTTATGATTAAAAACAAGCTTTTCCCTATCTTAATGTTCCGCTATGCCTTTTAA
- a CDS encoding putative high affinity sulfate transporter, sulfate permease family (Product derived from UniProtKB/Trembl:D6YSC5;Gene name derived from UniProtKB/Trembl:D6YSC5) encodes MTYEQTQKDEFSFTHFINEFKGYSLDSLRKDLFSGIQVSLLTIPQAMAYAIVAGLPLSAGLLAAIFSTLVAALVGSSRFLIAGPVNAIAILMQAGTAEILFAFYRETSGIEREVIALQIMSQIAFLAGLFQLLAAVFKLGRLTQFVSYSVVLGYLAGGALAIVVNQLFTFCGIPMEGGIRSLFERSVYFLTHLNQFQGQTLAFGLFSLITLVSLKRVKRKLPAAAITLILAIGVYAAFYFSSLHHWIQNVNIVGLSDEQFALLPSFVIPPINFGIINHLVSVAFAVALLSIIETTCTSKSIAATSGFPISINQEILAVGLANLTSSCTGAMPISVSNARSSLNLSSGARTKMAAIFNVLSVALIIHFFGFLVNFTPLPTLAALLFVTAASLVNYKQLLLCLKSTSSDALVLVATFLACIFFSLDTAFYIGVTISITLYLKKASLPQLIEYAIDQTGELKSLDLSAAYLQKPIRVIKVEGELFFGSADVFYTTLKSIAEDDQTTKVIILQLKNARDFDGTSCLALLQLQEYLEKGNRYLIACGMSSEVWEVMSNSGIIQRLKKENLFVFEDLRPQLYMQKALHRAKELLKFHEVVEESSDEITFQQVLEMIPNAPIRGQDSISSSSRQVP; translated from the coding sequence ATGACGTACGAACAAACACAAAAAGATGAATTTTCATTTACTCATTTTATTAATGAGTTTAAGGGATATAGTCTGGATTCGCTGCGCAAGGACCTGTTTTCAGGTATTCAGGTTTCTCTACTGACTATCCCTCAGGCCATGGCTTATGCCATTGTAGCCGGTCTCCCTCTTTCTGCGGGACTGCTTGCGGCCATTTTCTCGACCCTTGTTGCAGCACTCGTAGGTTCATCTCGGTTTTTGATTGCTGGTCCTGTCAATGCCATCGCAATTTTGATGCAGGCGGGAACGGCAGAAATTTTATTTGCCTTCTATCGTGAAACTTCAGGTATCGAAAGGGAAGTGATTGCTCTGCAGATCATGTCTCAAATTGCTTTCTTAGCTGGCCTTTTCCAATTGTTAGCTGCTGTTTTTAAACTAGGCAGGTTGACTCAGTTTGTAAGCTATTCAGTCGTTCTTGGGTATCTTGCAGGGGGAGCATTGGCAATTGTTGTCAACCAGCTTTTTACTTTTTGTGGAATTCCGATGGAGGGTGGCATTCGCTCTCTTTTTGAGCGCAGTGTTTATTTTCTGACCCACTTAAATCAGTTTCAAGGGCAAACGCTAGCTTTTGGTCTTTTTAGCTTAATTACGCTTGTCAGCTTGAAACGTGTTAAGCGAAAATTGCCTGCTGCGGCCATTACACTTATTCTTGCAATTGGAGTCTACGCGGCTTTTTACTTTAGTTCGCTACACCACTGGATTCAGAATGTCAACATTGTGGGTTTAAGTGATGAGCAATTTGCGCTTCTGCCTTCGTTTGTGATTCCCCCTATTAATTTTGGGATCATAAATCATCTTGTTTCTGTTGCATTTGCAGTGGCATTACTTAGCATTATTGAAACGACCTGCACTTCAAAATCTATAGCGGCAACGTCCGGTTTTCCCATCTCTATTAATCAAGAAATTTTGGCTGTCGGACTAGCCAATTTAACCTCCTCCTGTACAGGTGCAATGCCCATTTCGGTTAGCAATGCAAGGAGCAGTTTAAATTTAAGTTCTGGTGCCCGTACAAAAATGGCGGCAATTTTTAACGTGCTCAGCGTTGCTCTAATCATCCATTTCTTTGGGTTCTTAGTCAATTTTACCCCTTTACCAACTCTTGCTGCGCTTTTATTTGTAACAGCGGCTTCACTGGTAAACTATAAACAGCTGCTTCTCTGTTTAAAATCCACAAGTTCCGATGCACTGGTTTTAGTCGCAACATTTTTAGCCTGTATTTTCTTTAGCCTGGACACGGCTTTCTACATTGGCGTTACGATTTCGATCACCCTATATCTCAAAAAAGCCTCCTTGCCTCAATTAATCGAATATGCGATCGACCAAACAGGGGAGTTAAAAAGTTTGGATCTCTCCGCAGCTTATCTACAAAAACCTATTAGGGTGATTAAAGTTGAAGGGGAATTATTCTTTGGCTCCGCTGATGTTTTCTATACAACTTTAAAATCTATTGCTGAAGATGATCAGACGACAAAAGTGATCATTTTACAACTTAAGAACGCTCGGGACTTTGATGGAACTTCGTGTCTTGCTTTGCTGCAACTTCAAGAATATCTCGAAAAAGGGAACAGATACCTTATTGCTTGTGGAATGAGCAGTGAGGTGTGGGAGGTCATGAGTAACTCTGGGATCATTCAGCGTTTAAAAAAAGAAAATCTCTTTGTTTTCGAAGATCTTCGTCCACAACTATACATGCAAAAAGCCCTGCATAGAGCTAAGGAGCTTCTAAAATTTCATGAAGTAGTTGAAGAGTCCTCTGACGAAATAACATTTCAACAAGTGCTTGAAATGATCCCCAATGCCCCAATTAGGGGACAGGATTCCATTTCATCAAGCAGCCGTCAGGTGCCATAA